A part of Cannabis sativa cultivar Pink pepper isolate KNU-18-1 chromosome 6, ASM2916894v1, whole genome shotgun sequence genomic DNA contains:
- the LOC115725515 gene encoding uncharacterized protein LOC115725515 gives MIMMKIKYLVWLFFMILCIAANSSCKSDNQLNKQLKYENGVEISSELSTREINDYHQKLGLADQSEDGHDDDELNSVGKAKQVYGGTGDMIKKKKNGQSAPTSSSPKQLLLGFLLCLIIFFPF, from the exons ATGATCATGATGAAGATCAAATACCTTGTTTGGCTCTTCTTCATGATTCTTTGCATTGCTGCTAATTCTTCATGCAAATCTGATAACCAGCTGAACAAACAACTCAAGT ATGAGAATGGTGTAGAGATCAGTTCTGAATTATCAACCAGAGAGATCAATGACTACCATCAGAAATTAGGGTTAGCAGATCAAAGTGAAGATggtcatgatgatgatgaattgAATTCTGTTGGAAAAGCAAAGCAAGTGTATGGTGGAACTGGAGACATgattaaaaagaagaagaacgGCCAAAGTGCACCAACATCATCAAGCCCTAAACAACTCTTACTTGGATTTCTTCTATGTCTTATAATCTTCTTTCCATTTTGA